A genome region from Planctomycetota bacterium includes the following:
- a CDS encoding methionyl-tRNA formyltransferase, whose translation MNESSVAFLGSGSLGEPCLRAFARRGWIDVVVSQPDRPAGRGRATTPTPISTSAMQCGLKLLRTADANHPEVREQCAKAKVIVVIAFGQKLLPELLAGRTAINLHPSALPKWRGAAPIQRAMMAGEERIDACAMQVAPRMDAGAIYSRQSFDVGATETAGELHDRVARESVPMMVETVERALKGVLVGQDQDESMATRAAKLSKAEAFVDFSMPARLVRCRIHGLAPWPGCDAEIAGETIRLLRVREVAAAARATSGAGASSAMPGDILGDGLISCGEGAIELLSVQPAGGRAMEWAVYCRGRSIKPGQRMTSQPRKEPA comes from the coding sequence TTGAACGAATCGAGCGTCGCCTTCCTCGGCAGCGGAAGCCTGGGCGAGCCCTGCTTGCGGGCCTTCGCGCGGCGCGGATGGATCGACGTGGTGGTGAGCCAGCCCGACCGGCCGGCGGGGCGCGGACGCGCCACCACGCCCACACCGATCTCGACCTCGGCCATGCAGTGCGGACTGAAGCTGCTCCGCACCGCCGACGCCAATCATCCCGAGGTGCGCGAGCAATGCGCCAAGGCCAAGGTGATCGTGGTCATCGCCTTCGGTCAGAAGCTGCTTCCGGAATTGCTCGCAGGGCGCACCGCGATCAATCTTCATCCCTCGGCGCTGCCCAAGTGGCGCGGCGCGGCGCCGATCCAGCGCGCCATGATGGCGGGCGAGGAGAGGATTGATGCCTGCGCCATGCAGGTCGCGCCGCGGATGGACGCCGGTGCCATCTACTCGCGGCAGAGCTTTGATGTGGGCGCGACGGAGACCGCGGGCGAATTGCACGACCGGGTCGCGCGGGAGAGCGTGCCCATGATGGTCGAGACCGTGGAGCGGGCGCTCAAGGGCGTACTGGTGGGGCAGGACCAGGATGAATCGATGGCCACCCGCGCCGCAAAACTTTCCAAGGCCGAGGCCTTTGTCGATTTTTCAATGCCGGCGCGCCTCGTGCGCTGCCGCATTCACGGATTGGCGCCGTGGCCGGGGTGCGACGCGGAAATCGCCGGCGAAACGATCCGACTGTTGCGCGTCCGCGAGGTTGCTGCAGCGGCACGCGCGACTTCAGGTGCCGGCGCGAGCAGCGCAATGCCGGGCGACATTCTTGGCGACGGGCTGATCTCCTGCGGCGAGGGGGCCATCGAATTGCTCAGCGTGCAGCCCGCCGGGGGCCGCGCCATGGAGTGGGC
- the def gene encoding peptide deformylase, whose product MIDPQRTILIYPDPILRKKAKAITKVTASLRDLVADMFRLMREEEGAGLAAPQVGESIRLFITEARPDEHIPERVFINPVLSKMDGELVPYDEGCLSLPEVRGMIRRPAFVAIDATDLEGNHVHLESGEFPARVWQHEFDHLEGVLIIDRMTPIDRLRTRKAVKDLEREAGK is encoded by the coding sequence GTGATCGACCCGCAGCGCACCATCCTCATCTATCCCGATCCGATATTACGGAAGAAAGCGAAGGCGATCACCAAGGTCACCGCGTCGCTGCGCGATCTTGTCGCGGACATGTTCCGGCTGATGCGCGAGGAGGAGGGCGCGGGTCTGGCGGCGCCGCAGGTGGGCGAATCGATCCGTCTTTTCATCACCGAGGCGCGGCCCGACGAGCACATTCCCGAGCGCGTCTTCATCAATCCGGTGCTGAGCAAAATGGATGGCGAACTCGTCCCGTACGACGAAGGTTGCCTGAGTTTGCCCGAGGTGCGCGGCATGATCCGCCGTCCTGCGTTCGTGGCCATCGACGCCACGGATCTGGAGGGAAATCACGTGCATCTGGAGAGCGGCGAGTTTCCGGCGCGGGTCTGGCAGCACGAGTTCGACCACCTCGAAGGCGTCCTGATCATCGATCGCATGACGCCGATCGACCGTCTGCGCACCCGCAAGGCGGTGAAGGATCTTGAGCGGGAAGCGGGGAAGTAG
- the kdsB gene encoding 3-deoxy-manno-octulosonate cytidylyltransferase — MPDRARADSGSDQQSKNSSIVAVIPARWGSTRFPGKALAPLAGKPVIVHVCEQAAKSRHIQRVIVATDDQRIADVVTKAGFQAMLTRGDHPNGTSRIAEVAAMLDAQIIVNVQGDEPRIEPELIDRAIEALLKAGPDVPVSTVASPFMPGEDPADPNLVKVAIAANGRALYFSRSLIPFRRDAKAAGVAGGAGVASAPGSPLKHVGLYVYRRDFLPIFIALPATPLELAEQLEQLRILEHGHAIAVAVGEARFHGVDTPEQLAKLEARAATNR; from the coding sequence ATGCCGGACCGAGCGCGTGCCGATTCCGGTTCGGATCAACAGAGCAAGAATTCAAGCATCGTCGCGGTGATTCCCGCGCGATGGGGCAGCACGCGATTCCCCGGCAAGGCGCTGGCGCCGCTGGCGGGCAAGCCGGTCATCGTCCATGTCTGCGAGCAGGCGGCCAAGTCAAGGCACATCCAGCGCGTGATCGTGGCCACGGATGATCAACGCATCGCCGACGTCGTGACCAAGGCGGGCTTCCAGGCGATGCTCACCCGCGGAGACCATCCGAATGGAACCAGCCGCATCGCCGAGGTGGCCGCGATGCTGGACGCACAGATCATCGTCAACGTGCAGGGCGACGAGCCGCGAATCGAGCCGGAGTTGATCGACCGCGCGATCGAGGCCCTGCTCAAGGCGGGCCCCGACGTGCCGGTCTCCACCGTGGCGAGCCCCTTCATGCCCGGAGAAGACCCCGCCGATCCCAATCTGGTCAAGGTCGCCATTGCCGCCAATGGACGTGCCCTCTACTTCAGCCGCTCGCTGATCCCCTTCCGACGCGATGCCAAAGCCGCGGGCGTGGCGGGCGGCGCAGGTGTTGCAAGCGCCCCGGGCTCGCCGCTGAAACATGTGGGCCTGTATGTCTACCGTCGCGATTTCCTTCCGATTTTCATCGCGCTGCCCGCAACACCGTTGGAGCTCGCCGAGCAACTCGAACAATTGCGCATCCTTGAGCATGGACACGCGATCGCAGTGGCCGTCGGCGAGGCTCGCTTCCACGGCGTGGACACACCCGAGCAGCTCGCGAAACTCGAAGCCCGCGCGGCGACTAACCGTTGA
- a CDS encoding HEAT repeat domain-containing protein, protein MSTPFLHRALAASALLAASMVLTATADDSSLGWDFESGCLEHRLEMAQRPPSRGTGQAWNEATGADSRNWPPNPLVNYEHIKIALRFPDLVAAEAEGVATYTVRPIGVPVENLKLNAEGLKIETVKVNGADTEHYSDGKVLTMKFAKPLPADKSTSIEVGYKVSRPTDGMTFSPAYPDRAGYGPQVHTQGETESNNYWFPCHDFPNVRQSTELLVDVPKGMSVSGNGKLVDHSTKGDREIWNYLQEKPHAAYLVSLVVGDLEAVPLKSPLSGVPMHVWVPKDRAGDVERTYGRTDRMIALFEKVFGQKYPWARYDQLLVRNFGAGGMENTSVTNMYPNAILSETAAKEEDLDGLISHELCHQWTGDFITCKSWAHIWLNEGWATYGTALWMEERDGPDGYFESVLDNAGVARNDKTENTVGMVSPIYKNAGETFGRAANPYPKGSSILHMLREMLGDEIFFKGVRAYMAKYGLSTAETSDFRIAMEQASGLGLEWFFDQWCMRPGSPNITAKATYDGATRMLRIKADQTQKIDERTPAMRVRTPICVRTASGEKTVPWEWREKSADIEIPLDGPPVWVAFDPRLNTLKTLKMEWPLEWLRAQAKSGPTMASKRQAVEALRTDGSPDTIAVLEQIAKDETGRRRIRGECIDAISDFKNADSVASITRLLETPPQDPRVRSMLTSAVGALPKEKAIPILTKTLAEDPGELCRKNAIDQLAKLEAKESADAILAAAELPSHQEQIRSAALRALAKFEVSKALPLALKYGSLGGYDRSRGTAIDTAAKLVPKDEKDPQRIAAIEQLIFWLDDPERGARRASGEALATLKAKAAIPRLEAMAASDPDPDVREAATDWVKRING, encoded by the coding sequence ATGAGCACCCCGTTCCTTCATCGTGCGCTCGCCGCATCCGCCTTGCTCGCCGCCTCCATGGTCCTGACCGCCACCGCGGATGACTCGAGCCTGGGGTGGGACTTCGAAAGCGGCTGCCTTGAACACCGGCTTGAGATGGCACAGCGCCCACCCAGCCGGGGCACCGGCCAGGCCTGGAACGAGGCCACCGGAGCGGACTCCCGCAACTGGCCGCCCAATCCACTGGTGAATTATGAGCACATCAAGATCGCGCTGCGCTTCCCCGACCTGGTCGCCGCCGAGGCTGAGGGGGTGGCCACCTACACGGTTCGTCCGATCGGCGTGCCCGTGGAGAACCTGAAGCTCAACGCCGAAGGGCTGAAGATCGAGACGGTCAAGGTGAATGGCGCCGACACCGAGCACTACAGCGACGGCAAGGTGCTGACCATGAAGTTCGCCAAGCCGCTGCCCGCGGACAAGTCCACCTCGATCGAAGTGGGCTACAAGGTTTCGCGGCCCACCGACGGCATGACCTTCTCGCCGGCCTATCCCGACCGCGCCGGCTACGGCCCGCAGGTGCACACGCAGGGGGAGACCGAGAGCAACAATTACTGGTTCCCATGCCATGACTTCCCCAATGTCCGCCAGAGCACCGAGCTGCTGGTCGATGTGCCCAAGGGCATGAGCGTCAGCGGCAACGGCAAGCTGGTCGACCACTCGACCAAGGGCGACCGCGAAATCTGGAATTACCTGCAGGAAAAGCCCCACGCCGCCTATCTGGTCAGCCTGGTGGTGGGCGACCTGGAGGCGGTGCCCCTCAAGAGCCCGCTCTCGGGCGTGCCGATGCATGTGTGGGTCCCGAAGGATCGCGCCGGCGACGTCGAGCGCACCTATGGTCGCACCGACCGCATGATCGCCCTGTTTGAAAAAGTGTTTGGCCAGAAATATCCGTGGGCCAGGTACGACCAGCTGCTGGTGCGCAACTTCGGCGCCGGCGGCATGGAGAACACCAGCGTCACCAACATGTACCCCAACGCCATCCTCAGCGAGACTGCGGCGAAGGAGGAGGACCTCGACGGTCTCATCAGCCATGAGCTCTGCCATCAGTGGACCGGCGACTTCATCACCTGCAAGAGCTGGGCGCACATCTGGCTCAACGAGGGATGGGCGACCTACGGCACGGCGCTGTGGATGGAGGAGCGCGACGGCCCCGACGGCTACTTCGAATCGGTGCTGGACAACGCGGGCGTGGCCCGCAACGACAAGACGGAGAACACGGTGGGCATGGTGAGTCCGATCTACAAGAACGCCGGCGAGACCTTCGGCCGCGCCGCCAATCCCTACCCCAAGGGCTCCAGCATCCTGCACATGCTCCGCGAGATGCTCGGCGACGAGATCTTCTTCAAGGGCGTGCGCGCCTACATGGCCAAGTATGGACTTTCGACCGCGGAAACCAGCGATTTCCGGATCGCCATGGAGCAGGCGAGCGGGCTCGGACTGGAATGGTTCTTCGACCAGTGGTGCATGCGGCCGGGTTCGCCCAACATCACCGCCAAGGCCACCTATGACGGCGCGACGCGCATGCTGAGGATCAAGGCCGATCAGACGCAGAAGATCGACGAGCGCACGCCGGCGATGCGGGTGCGCACTCCGATCTGCGTGCGCACCGCTTCAGGCGAGAAGACTGTGCCCTGGGAGTGGCGCGAGAAGTCGGCGGACATCGAGATTCCGCTGGACGGACCGCCGGTGTGGGTGGCCTTCGATCCGCGCTTGAACACGCTCAAGACCCTGAAGATGGAGTGGCCGCTGGAGTGGCTGCGGGCGCAGGCCAAGAGCGGTCCGACCATGGCGTCGAAGCGGCAGGCGGTTGAGGCGCTCCGCACCGACGGATCGCCGGACACGATCGCGGTGCTTGAGCAGATCGCCAAGGACGAGACCGGACGCCGAAGGATCCGCGGCGAGTGCATCGACGCGATCTCCGACTTCAAGAATGCGGACAGCGTCGCCAGCATTACGCGACTGCTGGAAACTCCGCCGCAGGATCCGCGGGTCCGCTCCATGCTGACCAGCGCGGTCGGGGCGCTTCCCAAGGAGAAGGCGATTCCAATCCTGACCAAGACTCTCGCGGAGGATCCCGGTGAGCTGTGCCGCAAGAACGCCATCGATCAGTTGGCCAAACTCGAGGCCAAGGAGAGCGCCGACGCGATCCTGGCCGCGGCCGAATTGCCCAGCCACCAGGAGCAGATCCGCTCGGCGGCCCTGCGCGCCCTGGCCAAGTTTGAGGTGAGCAAGGCACTGCCGCTGGCTCTGAAGTATGGCTCGCTCGGCGGCTACGACCGCTCCCGCGGCACGGCGATCGACACCGCGGCCAAGTTGGTGCCCAAGGACGAGAAGGATCCCCAGCGCATCGCCGCCATTGAGCAGTTGATCTTCTGGCTGGATGATCCGGAGCGCGGGGCGCGGCGTGCATCAGGCGAGGCGCTGGCGACCTTGAAGGCGAAGGCCGCGATTCCGCGGCTGGAGGCGATGGCAGCGAGCGATCCCGATCCCGATGTGCGCGAAGCCGCCACCGACTGGGTGAAGCGCATCAACGGTTAG
- a CDS encoding CTP synthase → MPSKDRSQPPTSSNQSNSPGFLSQFAATDEQKEWFSPTPQGYQKGRTKFVVVIGTVMSGLGKGIFSSSLAKLLKDKGLSVAPIKMEGYLNIDSGTLNPFRHGEVFVLEDGLETDMDLGTYERILDQNLSRRNFVTAGQIYGEILDRERRGDFLGRDVQMIPHVTGTVKMHLRQLAMTGGPNGGPADVVFVEVGGTAGDYENGFYIEALRELAFEEGPESTCFVALTYILEPATLGEQKSKAAQLGIKRLMECGVQPQVIACRATNPVTEKVMQKIGMFSNVPLNRIFSMHDRESIYFIPDAMRAAGLDREILTLLQLHNRVNAVNEDQSRRKWSEFSSRLVAPRAHRVTLGIMGKYASLRDAYASIDKAVEHCGIWLNASVELQWMDTSTLDSKKDVAAVLQGIDGIIVPGGFGQRGVEGKIMCVEHARTTRLPFLGICLGFQMAVIEFARNVLGLADANSTEFDPNTKHPFISELPEQKKLEGIVGGTMRLGGQDVLIEPGSFAERLYGSRLVRERFRHRYEVEPNCVEALTKAGMHFSGRHPKHPIMQVLELSASEHPCFVAAQFHPELTSRPTHPQPLFMGLVAAALIRKHPQSATDERIARWLNAPSATAAAH, encoded by the coding sequence GTGCCCTCCAAGGATCGTTCCCAACCCCCGACGTCCTCGAATCAAAGCAACAGCCCGGGATTTCTCTCCCAATTCGCCGCGACCGACGAGCAGAAGGAGTGGTTCTCGCCGACGCCCCAGGGCTATCAGAAGGGCCGCACCAAATTCGTCGTCGTGATCGGCACCGTGATGAGCGGTCTGGGCAAGGGCATTTTCTCCTCGAGCCTGGCCAAGCTGCTCAAGGACAAGGGCCTCTCCGTGGCGCCGATCAAGATGGAGGGCTACCTAAACATCGACTCGGGCACGCTCAATCCCTTCCGCCACGGCGAGGTCTTCGTGCTCGAGGACGGCCTCGAGACCGACATGGACCTGGGCACCTACGAGCGCATCCTCGACCAGAATCTTTCGCGGCGCAATTTTGTGACCGCGGGGCAGATCTACGGCGAGATCCTCGACCGCGAGCGGCGCGGCGACTTCCTGGGCCGCGATGTGCAGATGATTCCGCACGTCACCGGCACCGTGAAGATGCACCTGCGCCAGCTTGCCATGACCGGCGGTCCCAACGGCGGGCCTGCCGATGTGGTCTTCGTCGAGGTCGGCGGCACCGCGGGTGACTATGAAAATGGCTTCTACATCGAGGCCCTGCGCGAGCTCGCCTTCGAAGAGGGCCCCGAGTCCACCTGCTTCGTGGCCCTCACCTACATCCTTGAGCCGGCCACATTGGGCGAGCAAAAGAGCAAAGCGGCGCAGTTGGGCATCAAGCGCCTCATGGAGTGCGGCGTGCAGCCCCAGGTCATCGCCTGCCGCGCCACCAATCCCGTCACCGAGAAGGTGATGCAGAAGATCGGCATGTTCTCCAACGTGCCGCTCAACCGCATCTTCTCCATGCACGACCGCGAGAGCATCTACTTCATCCCCGATGCCATGCGCGCCGCGGGTCTGGACCGCGAGATTCTGACCCTGCTGCAGCTGCACAACCGCGTCAACGCCGTCAACGAGGATCAGTCACGGCGCAAGTGGAGCGAGTTCAGTTCGCGGCTGGTGGCGCCGCGCGCCCACCGCGTGACCCTCGGGATCATGGGCAAGTACGCCAGCCTGCGCGACGCCTACGCCAGCATCGACAAGGCGGTCGAGCACTGCGGCATCTGGCTCAACGCCTCCGTCGAGCTGCAGTGGATGGACACCAGCACGCTGGACTCCAAGAAGGACGTCGCCGCGGTGCTGCAGGGCATCGACGGCATCATCGTTCCCGGTGGTTTCGGCCAGCGCGGCGTGGAGGGCAAGATCATGTGCGTCGAGCACGCCCGCACCACGCGCCTGCCTTTCCTGGGCATCTGCCTGGGATTCCAGATGGCGGTGATCGAGTTCGCCCGCAACGTGCTCGGCCTGGCCGACGCCAACAGCACGGAGTTCGACCCGAACACCAAGCATCCCTTCATCAGCGAGCTGCCCGAGCAGAAGAAACTCGAAGGCATCGTCGGCGGCACCATGCGCCTGGGCGGTCAAGATGTCTTGATCGAGCCCGGATCCTTCGCCGAGCGCCTCTACGGATCGCGCCTGGTGCGTGAGCGCTTCCGCCATCGCTACGAGGTGGAACCGAATTGCGTCGAGGCCCTGACCAAGGCGGGCATGCATTTCAGCGGGCGCCATCCCAAGCATCCGATCATGCAGGTGCTGGAGCTCTCCGCGAGCGAGCACCCTTGCTTCGTCGCGGCGCAGTTCCATCCCGAGCTCACCAGCCGGCCGACCCATCCGCAGCCGCTCTTCATGGGACTGGTGGCCGCGGCCCTGATCCGCAAGCATCCGCAGTCGGCGACCGACGAGCGCATCGCGCGCTGGCTCAACGCCCCGAGCGCGACCGCCGCGGCGCACTGA